The following nucleotide sequence is from Fibrobacter sp..
GTCGTATCGGCCGTATGGTGTTCCGCGCTGCTGTGGAAAACTTCTCTAACGACATCCAGGTTGTCGGTATCAACGACCTCCTCGACGCTGACTACCTCGCATACATGCTGAAGTACGACTCCGTACACGGCATCTTCAACCACAAGATCGAAGTTGAAGGCAACTTCCTCATCGTTGACGGCAACAAGATCCAGATCTTCGCTGAAAAGGATCCTTCCGCAATCACTTGGGGCGCTCTGGACGTTGACGTTGTTGTTGAATCCACTGGCTTCTTCCTGACTGCTGAACTCGCTGAAGCTCACCTCAAGGCTGGTGCTAAGAAGGTTATCATGTCCGCTCCGGCTAAGGACAAGACCCCGATGTTCGTTTACGGCGTGAACCACAACACCTACGCTGGCGAAAAGATCATCTCCAACGCTTCCTGCACCACCAACTGCTTGGCTCCGATTTCCAAGGTTCTTAACGACACCTTCGGCATCAAGCGCGGCCTCATGACCACCATCCACGCTGCAACCGCTACTCAGAAGACTGTTGACGGTCCTTCCAAGAAGGATTGGCGCGGTGGCCGTGGCATTCTCGAAAACATGATCCCGTCCTCCACTGGCGCTGCTAAGGCTGTTGGTGTTGTTCTTCCCGTTCTCAACGGCAAGCTCACCGGTATGTCCGTTCGCGTTCCGACTTCCGACGTTTCCTTCGTTGACCTCACCGCTGAACTCAACACCGAAGCTACTTACGAACAGATCTGCGCTGCTATGAAGAAGGCTTCTGAAACTCCGATCTCCGAAGGCGGCCTCCAGGGCGTTCTCGGTTACACCGAAGATGCAGTTGTCTCTACCGACTTCCGCAACGACTCTCGCACCTCCATCTTCGACGTCAAGGCTGGCATCCAGCTCGACCCGACCTTCGTGAAGGTTTGCTCCTGGTACGATAACGAATGGGGCTACTCCAACAAGGTTTGCGAAATGGCTCGCGTTATCTCTAAGTAATTCTTTTAGCTTAACAGCTTAATTAAATACTTAAAGGAAGACCTCGCTGAAAAGCGAGGCCTTCTTTTTTTTTGCTTTGCAAAAAAAGCTTGCTCTGCATATAAAAAAGCCCCGGGCTAATGCCCAGGGTTTTATAAATCCATGATGGTTGTGGACTAAGGCTAGCCTTCGTAGTCTTCGCCACCGCCCCAACCGTCAATGTCGGAACCGGCACGACCAAGGGTAGCACCGCCGAGAATTTCGTCGATGCCCTTGTCTTCGGATTCGTCCTCTTCTTCTTCGAAGATGGAGGATTCATCAAGTTCAGTATCCTCGTTAGGTACGATCGGTTCGCTATCTAAATCGTCGCTATTTGCCTTTTTGCGTGCCATAGTTTCTCCTTAAGGGGTGGCTTTTCGTAATCTCTATCGCTATAGTATAATTTTTTGTACAAAATGCAAATGTTTTTTTCAAAAAAAATGAAGTTTTTTTGAGGGAATAGGGGTTGGACATAAAAAAAGCCGCTGACCAGAAGGTCTCGCGGCATTTTTTTGCGCGGCACACGGGCTACTCCCACGGCGCTTTCGCCTTCGGCTCAAGCGCGTGTCGTGCGGTTCAGCCATGCCGACAAGCAAGCTTGTCGTCGCGGCGTTCGGCTTACGGACGCTTACGCCTGCGGCTCCAGCGTCTGCCCTTCGGCTCACCAATGAAAAAATGCAAGCATTTTTTCGCTGGATTCGCCTTGCGAACTATTATCGCGGTGCGCAGCCGGTTCCCAGGCCTGCGTAGCCGATTTCCTTACTTGTGGACAAGCCAAGTCGCCGTGCAACCCAGAGGGGAGGTCATCAACTCCGTGAGGGTATGCTCAGGACCTAGCAGGATCCGTTAAACTTCTGTTAGAACCTTGCAAAATCCTTGAAAATCGTGCAGAATCGCCACTTTTGCCCGCGGTAATACCTGCTAGATCTGTTGGATCCTACAAGGTTTCGGGCATTACTTACAAATACAAGAAAGGCCTCCTGAGGGTGTCTCAGAGGCCTTACTTATGTCCTGCTATGTGCTTGTCTGGCTCGTTCTGATGTGCTAGTCTACCGTGGGAACGGTACCTCGCATATCCGGAACTTGGCTGACAGGGGGGACAACTATTCCCATTCAATAGTTCCAGGGGGCTTGTGGGTGACGTCGTACCACAGGGAGCCGGCGCCTTCTGCTTCGAACTTGCGCCAGAGGCCTGCAAGCATGCCCTGGTCGATTTCGGCGAAGTTTGCGGTCATGGCTTCGGTGGAGTTCACCGGGCGCATCACGATGCAGGGCTTGCCTGCGGTGCGCAGCGGAACGGATACCACGGGCATCTGCCAGATTTCTTCGTACAGCTTGTTTTCCTGCAGGAAGGTGGTGCAGATGTCATCGAACTTACGCAGCGTATCGAAGTTCTCGCGGGTGGCGTACTGTTCCACAAGCTTCGGGTCTTCATCGGCCACGGTACCGATCTGGTAGATCACGCGGTTGATAGCCTTGAAGCGGTTAGCAAGTTCGGTGGAGAACCTTTCGCAGTCCTTCCAGCTGAGGCCGGCGGTAGTCAGAAGGAACGGCTGTGCGTAAGTACGGCCATCGCCCTGAACGCCAACGCTCTTGATGGGGAGCATGCGGCCAGAAATGTTGTTTGCCTTCAGGTAGTCGGCGAGGCTGCCGCCTTGAGTGTCCTTCACGTCGTCGAATGCGACCATGTCGTCCTTCAGAATGCCA
It contains:
- the gap gene encoding type I glyceraldehyde-3-phosphate dehydrogenase: RIGRMVFRAAVENFSNDIQVVGINDLLDADYLAYMLKYDSVHGIFNHKIEVEGNFLIVDGNKIQIFAEKDPSAITWGALDVDVVVESTGFFLTAELAEAHLKAGAKKVIMSAPAKDKTPMFVYGVNHNTYAGEKIISNASCTTNCLAPISKVLNDTFGIKRGLMTTIHAATATQKTVDGPSKKDWRGGRGILENMIPSSTGAAKAVGVVLPVLNGKLTGMSVRVPTSDVSFVDLTAELNTEATYEQICAAMKKASETPISEGGLQGVLGYTEDAVVSTDFRNDSRTSIFDVKAGIQLDPTFVKVCSWYDNEWGYSNKVCEMARVISK